One window of Nymphaea colorata isolate Beijing-Zhang1983 chromosome 1, ASM883128v2, whole genome shotgun sequence genomic DNA carries:
- the LOC116250183 gene encoding protein PHYTOCHROME KINASE SUBSTRATE 4-like, whose translation MERFTVAADRGLPVLDIKEIPPSYSPISTNPRLRDASFSSFLASDLPRPVNSKLSSDPSHRKTTQPETDGRPSEDLEISIFGAEKYYSGSPGRVGLPKMPPEKDAYLWNAKLGRNGGLSEFLPGPNANRASSVSSVEGYERNYRCTPTASSEASWNSQSGLLKNPPGSIRLSVRNLRPRDKKPASGSGRWRFGRQCPCICKKSIAVEENCASPSRLSSVPNSPLAARKQAVEDEPRKPVISVESLAPPRTPKMTVVAGMPTPGDNFGPYAPDICYRTEIGRQMNCSGGSFLGEEPPFSFPVLQVNGRTTAAPLDDPQRDSIDVYSPKEPTRRLVNLTAQSPRGGVTFPVARDDDCGSDSSSDLFEIESLSTTATSTCPIYRRRDSLDDLANVAVACRGSGTLQLRRSLDGTSTPPVAPSECYAPSEASVEWSVTTAEGFDQASCANFSSAVSEFGEAAIARPDTARPPAALPWRGGDLLGCRRVKSVSVAVPQAKCAPETRPRPPLPFPMEAAREAGAPVRLEIRAPEIKIMHVPEKRPLARPRATAFPHALAARVVS comes from the coding sequence ATGGAGCGCTTCACGGTTGCCGCCGATCGTGGCCTCCCTGTCCTCGACATCAAGGAGATCCCACCTTCCTATTCTCCCATCTCCACCAACCCCCGCCTTCGAGACGCTTCTTTCTCGTCTTTTCTTGCTTCCGACCTACCCAGACCCGTGAACTCCAAACTCAGTTCCGACCCTTCTCATAGGAAGACCACCCAACCGGAGACGGACGGGCGCCCAAGTGAGGACCTGGAGATAAGCATATTCGGAGCTGAGAAGTACTACAGCGGCAGCCCTGGACGCGTGGGACTACCTAAGATGCCGCCGGAGAAGGACGCGTACCTCTGGAACGCCAAACTTGGGCGGAACGGAGGATTGTCGGAGTTTCTTCCTGGACCGAATGCGAACAGGGCGTCTTCCGTCTCGTCGGTCGAAGGGTACGAGCGGAATTACCGCTGCACCCCTACGGCATCCTCCGAGGCCAGTTGGAACAGCCAATCAGGTCTGTTGAAGAACCCTCCCGGTTCGATCCGGCTCTCGGTGAGGAATCTGCGGCCCCGCGATAAGAAGCCGGCGAGCGGCTCCGGGAGGTGGCGGTTCGGACGGCAATGCCCCTGCATCTGCAAGAAATCCATCGCCGTCGAGGAGAACTGCGCCAGCCCCTCAAGGCTTTCGTCCGTGCCGAATAGTCCTTTGGCAGCTAGGAAGCAAGCCGTCGAGGACGAGCCGCGGAAGCCCGTCATCTCCGTCGAATCTCTTGCCCCTCCAAGGACGCCGAAGATGACTGTGGTTGCTGGCATGCCGACTCCAGGCGACAATTTCGGTCCGTATGCTCCCGACATCTGCTACCGCACGGAAATCGGCCGCCAGATGAATTGCTCTGGCGGATCCTTCCTCGGGGAAGAGCCTCCCTTCTCCTTCCCCGTCCTTCAGGTCAACGGGCGGACCACCGCAGCTCCGCTGGACGATCCGCAACGCGATTCCATCGACGTTTACAGCCCCAAGGAGCCAACCCGGCGTCTGGTGAATCTTACGGCCCAAAGCCCGCGCGGCGGCGTGACCTTCCCGGTCGCCCGCGACGACGATTGCGGGAGCGACTCCAGCTCGGACCTCTTCGAGATCGAGAGTCTGTCGACCACCGCCACGTCGACGTGCCCGATATACCGCAGGCGCGACTCCTTGGATGACCTGGCAAATGTGGCGGTGGCATGCCGAGGGAGCGGGACCTTGCAGCTCCGGCGAAGCCTGGACGGCACATCTACCCCGCCGGTAGCACCCAGCGAGTGCTACGCACCCAGTGAGGCCAGCGTGGAGTGGAGCGTCACCACCGCCGAGGGGTTCGATCAGGCGAGCTGCGCGAACTTCTCTTCGGCCGTGTCGGAGTTCGGTGAGGCCGCCATTGCCCGACCGGATACGGCTAGGCCGCCTGCGGCTCTGCCCTGGCGGGGAGGCGACCTGCTGGGTTGTCGGCGAGTGAAGTCGGTCAGCGTTGCCGTGCCGCAGGCCAAGTGCGCGCCGGAGACGCGACCGAGGCCGCCCCTGCCTTTCCCTATGGAGGCGGCCCGCGAAGCAGGGGCGCCGGTGCGGCTGGAGATCCGTGCGCCAGAGATCAAAATCATGCACGTGCCGGAGAAGAGGCCACTGGCACGGCCTCGTGCCACCGCGTTTCCTCATGCCCTTGCAGCGCGTGTGGTGAGTTGA